A single Methanobrevibacter boviskoreani JH1 DNA region contains:
- a CDS encoding TetR/AcrR family transcriptional regulator C-terminal domain-containing protein has product MVSRGKTNKTGIDEALVKALGNLLIDNSIENIKVIDICKEANIPRSTFYYHFNDKYELLEYTVKSLTSNIANEVINNNPSNIREYYSNLEKIITHYIYDNKELYSSIILKNEDMRTLKILGDIISDDLKERLYEEEEKGYKFKYPVEVVSEFYVGGISRLSSFWMKNIDKYGPDDLYRYLDELTTSLFE; this is encoded by the coding sequence ATGGTTTCTAGAGGAAAAACTAATAAAACGGGTATAGATGAAGCTTTAGTTAAGGCACTTGGAAATCTTCTAATTGATAATTCTATTGAAAATATTAAAGTTATAGACATCTGTAAGGAGGCAAATATTCCAAGAAGTACCTTTTATTATCATTTTAATGATAAATATGAATTATTGGAATATACGGTTAAGTCTTTAACTAGTAATATTGCAAATGAAGTGATTAATAATAACCCCTCAAATATTAGGGAATATTATTCTAATTTAGAAAAGATAATTACTCATTATATTTATGATAATAAAGAGTTGTATTCCTCAATCATTCTTAAAAATGAAGATATGAGAACCCTTAAAATCTTAGGGGATATAATATCCGATGATCTTAAAGAAAGATTATATGAGGAGGAAGAAAAGGGTTATAAATTTAAATATCCTGTTGAGGTAGTTTCAGAATTTTACGTTGGTGGAATTTCAAGATTATCCTCATTTTGGATGAAAAATATTGATAAATATGGTCCTGATGACTTATATAGATATTTGGATGAGTTAACAACTTCCTTATTTGAATAG
- the acs gene encoding acetate--CoA ligase alpha subunit, translating into MDSLDKMFKPDSVAIIGASNSEGKVGYIIVNNLLEGNYKGKIYPINPKDDEIQGLKSYKSVLDLPEAPDLAVISIPSKGVNPVLEECGKKSIKNVVVISAGFKEIGGEGVKLEEELKSIAEKYDMNLIGPNSLGISDSHTPLNASFSQSMPPKGNMAFISQSGAMMVAIIDWSFTSGIGFSKCISLGNKAGTTEIELIENLANDPETAVITVYLESVSESDDFINTLRTVSKKKPIVVLKSGCSVAGAAAASSHTGALAGSDTAFTTAFEQAGIFRVTTMDELFEVASAFSNCELPKGRNMAVITNAGGGGVLSVDSMERHNINIADFSDETVKKLEEILPLEAACTDPVDVLGDAPTDRYKDTLEILLDSDEVDAISIIVCPTAKADTDGIADAIIEGTKDSNKPVLVVNMGGPSFTEPNKKLRENEIPVYVFPESAVKVTDYLASFEELQHKKFDTPVDDIDDVDKEAVEKIFEKVKADGRDTLLGSEAYAVAEAYGISAAPIKLSTSAEEAADLAEEMEFPVVLKIASDKILHKSDIGGVKVGISNRDEAKEAYDEIIANAKKAHPDIVPDGVEVQKMMDSGIEVIVGMVRDEQFGPMISFGMGGVLVNLIEDVSFKLAKGLSSEEIDEQINETKVSKLLKGYRGEAPGDIDEVKNTIKRVAKLTLDFDDISELDINPVFVYEEGSSALDIKIKL; encoded by the coding sequence ATGGATAGTCTTGACAAGATGTTTAAACCAGATTCTGTTGCAATTATAGGGGCATCAAATTCTGAAGGTAAAGTAGGATATATCATTGTTAATAATTTATTAGAGGGTAATTATAAAGGAAAGATTTACCCTATAAATCCTAAGGACGATGAGATTCAAGGATTAAAATCTTATAAAAGTGTTTTAGATTTACCTGAAGCACCTGATTTAGCTGTTATTTCAATTCCATCTAAAGGAGTTAATCCAGTTCTTGAAGAATGCGGTAAAAAATCTATTAAGAATGTAGTGGTGATTTCTGCAGGATTTAAAGAGATTGGTGGTGAAGGTGTAAAATTAGAAGAGGAACTTAAATCCATTGCTGAAAAATATGATATGAATCTTATTGGACCGAATAGTTTAGGTATTTCCGATTCTCACACTCCATTAAATGCTTCATTTTCACAATCTATGCCTCCTAAAGGTAATATGGCATTTATTTCTCAAAGTGGAGCTATGATGGTAGCAATTATTGATTGGAGTTTCACTTCCGGAATTGGTTTCAGTAAATGTATTTCCCTTGGAAATAAAGCAGGAACTACTGAGATTGAACTTATTGAAAATTTAGCAAACGATCCAGAAACTGCTGTAATTACTGTTTATCTCGAGTCAGTTAGTGAATCCGATGATTTCATTAATACATTAAGAACAGTATCCAAGAAAAAACCTATTGTGGTACTTAAATCTGGTTGTAGTGTTGCAGGTGCTGCTGCTGCATCATCACATACTGGCGCACTTGCAGGAAGTGATACCGCATTTACAACCGCATTTGAACAAGCAGGTATTTTCCGTGTAACAACTATGGATGAATTATTTGAAGTTGCTTCTGCATTTTCTAACTGTGAACTTCCGAAAGGACGTAATATGGCAGTTATTACAAATGCAGGTGGAGGGGGAGTTCTCTCTGTAGATTCAATGGAAAGACACAACATTAACATTGCCGATTTTTCCGATGAAACTGTTAAAAAACTTGAAGAGATTTTACCTCTAGAGGCGGCATGTACAGATCCAGTTGATGTGTTGGGGGATGCACCTACCGATAGATATAAAGATACCTTAGAAATTCTCTTAGACTCTGATGAGGTAGACGCTATTTCAATTATTGTCTGCCCTACTGCTAAGGCGGATACCGATGGAATTGCAGATGCGATTATTGAGGGTACTAAAGATTCTAATAAGCCTGTACTTGTTGTAAATATGGGTGGTCCTTCATTCACTGAACCAAATAAAAAGTTAAGGGAAAATGAAATTCCGGTTTATGTTTTCCCTGAGTCAGCAGTTAAAGTAACAGATTATCTCGCATCATTTGAGGAATTGCAACATAAGAAATTCGATACACCTGTTGATGATATTGACGATGTTGATAAGGAAGCTGTTGAAAAAATCTTTGAAAAGGTCAAAGCTGATGGAAGAGATACCCTACTTGGTAGTGAGGCTTATGCTGTGGCTGAGGCCTATGGAATCTCAGCAGCACCAATCAAACTTTCAACCTCTGCAGAGGAAGCTGCAGATCTTGCTGAGGAAATGGAATTTCCTGTGGTACTTAAGATTGCCTCAGATAAGATATTACACAAATCAGATATTGGTGGTGTAAAGGTAGGAATATCTAATAGGGATGAAGCTAAAGAGGCATATGATGAGATTATTGCAAATGCTAAAAAAGCTCACCCAGACATAGTACCTGACGGTGTGGAAGTACAGAAAATGATGGATTCAGGTATTGAAGTCATTGTTGGTATGGTACGCGACGAACAATTCGGACCAATGATTTCCTTTGGTATGGGTGGAGTATTAGTTAACCTTATCGAGGATGTTTCATTTAAACTTGCAAAAGGTTTAAGTTCTGAGGAGATTGATGAACAAATCAATGAAACCAAAGTATCCAAATTATTAAAAGGATACCGTGGAGAAGCTCCTGGAGATATAGACGAGGTTAAAAACACCATCAAACGTGTTGCAAAATTAACACTTGACTTTGATGATATCTCCGAATTAGATATAAACCCAGTATTTGTTTATGAAGAAGGATCAAGTGCTCTTGACATTAAGATCAAATTATAA
- a CDS encoding O-acetylhomoserine aminocarboxypropyltransferase/cysteine synthase family protein, which yields MSYDNTKNYGKGTATLGLHAGQEEADPATGARAVPIYQTTSYVFKDTDQAANRFALSEFGQIYGRLTNPTSDAFEQRIAAVEGGNYGISAASGLAAISYSILNITQPGDNIVSADNLYGGTYDLFEHTFKELARDVKFVKSDDYDAFEKAIDDKTKAIYAESIGNPKLDVPDFERLADIAHSHGIPLIIDNTSAVGILRPLEHGADVVVGSATKFVGGHGTAIGGFVVDSGKFNWGNGKFPTISEPDESYHGLNFWEAFHDVPNGIGNIAYPIRIRARLLRDLGATLAPVHSFIFLQGLESLDVRVKKHAENAQAVAEHLEKHPKVSWVSYPGLKSHPSHETAVKYLGNPNGFGDDPGYYGAILGFGIKGGRDKAIEFINNVKLLSHLANIGDAKSLVIHPSSTTHSQLTEEEQLAVGVTPDFIRLSIGLENIEDIIADIDQALDKIDVDE from the coding sequence ATGAGTTATGATAACACAAAAAATTATGGAAAAGGTACAGCAACTTTAGGATTACATGCAGGTCAAGAAGAAGCAGATCCAGCCACTGGCGCTAGGGCGGTTCCAATATATCAAACAACTTCCTATGTATTTAAGGATACAGACCAAGCGGCAAACAGATTTGCATTATCTGAGTTTGGTCAAATATATGGTAGACTAACAAATCCTACAAGTGATGCATTTGAACAAAGAATTGCAGCTGTTGAAGGGGGAAACTACGGTATCTCCGCAGCAAGTGGTTTGGCAGCTATTTCATATTCAATATTAAACATTACACAACCTGGAGATAACATTGTATCTGCAGATAACCTTTATGGTGGAACTTATGATTTATTTGAACACACCTTTAAAGAACTTGCTCGTGATGTTAAATTTGTAAAATCCGACGATTACGACGCATTTGAAAAAGCAATCGATGATAAGACAAAAGCTATTTATGCAGAATCAATTGGTAATCCAAAATTAGATGTTCCTGATTTTGAAAGATTAGCGGATATTGCTCATTCACATGGTATTCCATTAATCATTGATAACACTTCTGCTGTAGGAATCTTAAGACCTCTCGAACATGGTGCAGATGTGGTAGTAGGATCCGCAACTAAATTTGTAGGTGGACATGGTACCGCTATTGGTGGATTTGTAGTGGATAGTGGTAAATTCAATTGGGGTAACGGTAAATTCCCAACCATCTCAGAACCAGACGAATCCTATCATGGATTAAACTTCTGGGAGGCATTCCATGATGTACCGAATGGAATTGGAAATATTGCTTATCCGATTAGAATTAGAGCTAGGTTATTAAGAGATTTAGGTGCAACCCTTGCTCCTGTACATAGTTTTATTTTCCTACAAGGTCTTGAAAGTTTAGATGTTAGGGTAAAAAAACATGCCGAGAATGCACAAGCTGTAGCAGAACACTTGGAAAAACATCCTAAGGTAAGTTGGGTAAGTTATCCTGGATTAAAATCTCACCCATCACATGAAACTGCTGTAAAATATTTAGGTAATCCAAATGGTTTTGGTGATGATCCTGGATATTATGGTGCAATATTAGGATTTGGTATTAAAGGTGGTCGTGATAAAGCTATTGAATTCATTAATAATGTAAAACTTTTATCACATCTTGCAAACATTGGAGATGCAAAAAGTTTAGTAATACATCCTTCAAGCACTACTCACTCACAATTAACTGAGGAAGAGCAACTTGCAGTAGGTGTAACTCCTGACTTCATCAGACTATCTATTGGTCTTGAAAATATTGAGGATATTATTGCCGATATAGATCAAGCATTGGATAAAATTGATGTTGATGAGTAA
- the nifS gene encoding cysteine desulfurase NifS, whose amino-acid sequence MVYMDNSATSPVDSEVFEEMKPFFVENFGNASTLYEIGRVSQRAVAKARQQVADLINADTREIIFTSGGSESDNFAIKGIALRERSKHPEKNHIITSQIEHPAVLETCRYLEKWGFEVTYLPVGPTGLVDPEDLENAIKDETFLVTIMHANNEIGTIEPIEKLGEIAHKHNVLFHTDAVQSAGKVPIDVKKQNIDLLSISSHKLYGPKGVGALYIRKGVKIDPLIHGGGQERKLRAGTENVAGIVGFGKACEIAQRDMEKNTAKLTEIRDAIIKRVLEEVPESYVNGDLEHRLANNVHLRFSGIEGESLLLRLDAKGIQVATGSACSSQKLEPSHVLTAIGLEPALAHGSLRLSLGVENSIDDVDYVVDSIKEVVDGLRKMSPLWDYTNQKYIEINKEDVY is encoded by the coding sequence ATGGTATATATGGATAATTCAGCAACTTCACCTGTTGATTCAGAAGTTTTTGAAGAAATGAAACCATTCTTTGTAGAGAATTTTGGAAATGCTTCTACATTATATGAAATAGGTAGGGTTTCTCAAAGAGCTGTTGCAAAGGCTCGTCAACAAGTTGCAGATTTAATTAATGCTGATACAAGAGAAATTATATTTACTAGTGGAGGTTCAGAATCCGATAACTTTGCAATTAAAGGAATTGCTTTAAGGGAAAGGTCCAAACATCCAGAAAAGAATCATATTATCACAAGTCAAATTGAACACCCTGCAGTATTAGAGACTTGTCGATACTTGGAAAAATGGGGATTTGAAGTCACCTACCTGCCAGTAGGACCTACCGGTTTAGTTGACCCTGAAGATCTTGAAAACGCTATTAAAGATGAAACATTCCTTGTAACAATTATGCATGCAAACAATGAAATCGGTACAATAGAGCCTATCGAAAAGTTAGGAGAAATTGCACATAAACATAATGTTTTATTCCATACCGATGCAGTTCAAAGTGCAGGTAAAGTACCGATAGATGTTAAAAAACAGAATATTGATTTACTTTCAATAAGTTCACATAAATTATATGGACCTAAAGGTGTAGGTGCATTATACATTAGGAAAGGTGTTAAAATTGATCCTTTAATCCATGGTGGTGGTCAGGAAAGAAAACTTAGAGCTGGAACAGAAAATGTTGCAGGAATTGTAGGATTCGGTAAGGCATGTGAAATTGCACAGAGGGACATGGAGAAAAATACCGCTAAGTTAACTGAAATCAGAGATGCTATTATCAAAAGGGTTCTTGAAGAGGTACCTGAATCCTATGTAAATGGTGACTTGGAACATAGGTTAGCTAACAATGTTCATTTAAGATTCTCTGGAATTGAAGGTGAATCATTATTATTAAGACTTGATGCTAAAGGAATTCAAGTAGCAACAGGTTCCGCATGTTCATCTCAAAAATTAGAACCATCACATGTTTTAACAGCTATCGGTTTAGAACCGGCATTAGCTCATGGATCTTTAAGATTGTCTTTAGGTGTTGAAAACAGTATTGATGATGTTGATTATGTTGTAGATTCCATTAAGGAAGTAGTTGACGGTCTTAGAAAAATGTCTCCTTTATGGGACTATACCAATCAGAAATATATTGAAATTAACAAAGAAGATGTATATTAA
- the nifU gene encoding Fe-S cluster assembly scaffold protein NifU, protein MEEYTDKVLDHFAHPRNTGVIEDASGEATVGNPTCGDLMTFYIDVDDNDVIRDVKFKTFGCGAAIATSSMITELAIGKTVDEAYNITRKDVADELEGLPPIKMHCSNLASDALRAAIEDYRKKQDNT, encoded by the coding sequence ATGGAAGAATATACAGATAAAGTTTTAGATCATTTTGCACATCCAAGAAATACAGGAGTTATTGAAGATGCAAGTGGGGAAGCTACAGTTGGAAACCCTACTTGTGGAGATTTAATGACATTCTATATTGATGTTGATGACAATGATGTAATTAGGGATGTTAAATTTAAAACATTTGGTTGTGGTGCAGCTATTGCAACAAGTAGTATGATTACTGAACTTGCAATTGGTAAGACTGTTGATGAGGCTTATAATATTACAAGAAAAGATGTTGCTGATGAGTTAGAAGGTTTACCTCCAATTAAGATGCATTGTTCAAATTTAGCAAGTGACGCATTACGTGCTGCAATCGAAGATTACAGAAAAAAACAAGATAATACATAA
- a CDS encoding MBL fold metallo-hydrolase: MRITFLGTGGGRFATISQKRMTGGFRIDNISGFNLHVDPGPGGLLRSLEFGINPSNLDGVFISHCHTDHYNDAEILIEAMTKGMTKKRGNIIGSKSVMEGVDQWGPSISNYHKSNSKTYILEENKEIDLEKFSLTGTKTIHGDPFGVGFQLKTENITISYTSDTRYFEELKDYHKGADVLIGSILRPGTKGLKGHMCSKNFKDLILEIKPKLAIMTHFGFKMLKNNPIKEAQEIKKETGVKTIAATDGMVIDVDYKNPSKSYISKMKRRTIPGRFSNDIFKLY; this comes from the coding sequence ATGAGAATTACATTTTTAGGTACTGGAGGCGGAAGATTTGCTACAATCAGCCAAAAAAGAATGACCGGAGGATTTAGAATAGATAATATTAGTGGTTTTAATCTTCACGTCGATCCAGGCCCAGGGGGTCTTTTAAGAAGTTTAGAATTTGGAATTAATCCAAGTAATTTAGATGGAGTATTTATTTCCCATTGCCATACCGACCATTATAATGATGCCGAAATATTAATTGAAGCAATGACCAAAGGAATGACTAAAAAGAGGGGCAACATTATTGGAAGTAAAAGTGTAATGGAAGGAGTTGATCAGTGGGGACCAAGTATCTCAAATTACCACAAAAGCAATTCTAAAACATACATTCTAGAGGAAAATAAGGAAATAGATCTTGAAAAGTTTAGTTTAACTGGAACCAAAACAATACATGGTGACCCGTTTGGAGTTGGTTTTCAATTAAAAACAGAAAACATCACAATCTCCTACACCTCTGATACAAGATATTTTGAAGAGCTTAAAGATTACCATAAAGGCGCCGATGTTCTAATCGGAAGTATACTTAGACCGGGCACTAAAGGTCTTAAGGGCCATATGTGTAGTAAAAACTTTAAGGATTTAATATTGGAGATTAAACCGAAACTTGCTATAATGACCCACTTCGGATTTAAAATGTTAAAGAATAATCCCATTAAAGAGGCTCAGGAAATTAAAAAAGAAACTGGAGTTAAAACAATAGCTGCCACTGACGGGATGGTAATTGATGTTGATTATAAAAATCCAAGTAAATCCTATATATCCAAAATGAAAAGAAGAACCATTCCTGGAAGATTTAGTAATGATATTTTTAAACTTTATTAA
- a CDS encoding MJ0548 connectase family domain-containing protein, whose amino-acid sequence MSIIIAYIGRKGCVMASDKRRIAYFGDKDNREKLEEELYSGNIRNDEELYKEAAKLGIDLKISDDAKKIKSIGNAVMGEVSSKTTREVRRRRIYGTTNGYQIIELIGSELKNKETGSSGIIIFGNKIAKQMANSLIKQRWKSSISLKYTGDIFEEIIKEIAEKTPSVGKNIDVIIGKDSKLTKTTAQKYLDETETRDIKVLEKYRQKLAEDLEEQRESIEVANKIINKGTIGYISKIEGKMLNVKLTDKVNAYDTNLKKVAGSNEEVIMFLDKDTEGNEIKEADVSSYAKVNDKVVIKNENLCIDKNNIPLNCGIILCNE is encoded by the coding sequence ATGAGTATTATTATAGCATATATTGGTAGAAAAGGTTGCGTAATGGCAAGTGATAAAAGAAGAATAGCTTATTTTGGTGATAAAGACAATAGAGAAAAATTAGAAGAGGAATTATATTCAGGAAACATTAGAAATGATGAGGAATTATATAAGGAAGCGGCTAAATTAGGGATTGACTTAAAGATCAGTGATGATGCCAAAAAAATAAAAAGCATCGGTAATGCTGTAATGGGTGAAGTTTCTTCAAAAACAACCAGGGAGGTCAGGAGAAGAAGAATATATGGTACTACTAATGGTTATCAAATAATTGAATTGATAGGCTCCGAATTAAAAAACAAGGAAACAGGCAGCAGTGGAATTATCATATTTGGTAACAAAATAGCTAAACAAATGGCTAACTCCTTAATTAAACAAAGATGGAAATCAAGTATTAGTTTAAAATATACCGGTGATATTTTTGAGGAAATTATTAAGGAAATAGCTGAGAAAACACCTTCCGTAGGTAAGAATATTGATGTGATAATTGGAAAAGATTCAAAACTCACTAAAACCACTGCCCAAAAATATTTAGATGAAACTGAAACCAGGGATATAAAAGTTTTAGAAAAATATAGACAAAAACTTGCAGAGGATTTAGAAGAACAAAGGGAAAGCATTGAAGTTGCAAATAAAATCATCAACAAAGGAACAATTGGATATATCAGTAAGATAGAAGGTAAAATGTTAAATGTAAAATTAACAGATAAGGTCAATGCATATGATACAAATTTAAAAAAGGTAGCAGGATCAAATGAGGAAGTCATTATGTTTTTAGATAAGGATACAGAAGGTAATGAAATCAAAGAGGCAGATGTATCTTCCTATGCAAAGGTTAATGATAAAGTGGTTATTAAAAACGAAAATTTATGTATTGATAAAAATAACATCCCTTTAAACTGTGGAATTATCTTATGTAACGAATGA
- a CDS encoding desulfoferrodoxin, producing MTELNQVYRCNLCGNIVIVADPNGGTLSCCGQEMELLVPEQKEEGGAKHIPVITKVDEGINVKLGEVPHPMEEDHYIKFILLTDGEQIFRANLKPGDAPEATFKVTGDAADYTACAYCNKHGLWPSN from the coding sequence ATGACAGAATTAAATCAAGTATATAGATGTAATCTTTGTGGAAATATTGTAATTGTAGCTGATCCTAATGGTGGAACTTTAAGTTGCTGTGGTCAAGAAATGGAATTATTAGTTCCTGAACAAAAAGAAGAAGGTGGAGCTAAACATATACCTGTTATTACCAAGGTTGATGAAGGTATTAATGTAAAACTTGGTGAAGTTCCACATCCAATGGAGGAAGACCACTACATTAAATTCATTTTATTAACTGATGGTGAACAAATATTCAGAGCAAACTTAAAACCTGGTGATGCACCTGAAGCTACTTTCAAAGTAACAGGTGATGCAGCAGATTATACAGCTTGCGCTTACTGTAATAAACATGGTCTCTGGCCATCAAACTAA